Sequence from the Candidatus Tanganyikabacteria bacterium genome:
TCGGAGCTCTTGTCGGCGCCGTACGCCAGGGCGCTGGCGGTGGGTTCGTTGATGATGCGCAGGACCTCGAGGCCCGCGACCGTGCCGGCATCCTTGGTGGCCTGGCGCTGCGAGTCGTTGAAGTAGGCGGGGCAGGTGATGACCGCCTGGGTGACCTTTTCGCCCAGGTACGCCTCGGCGTCGGCCTTGAGCTTCTGGAGGATCATCGCCGACACTTCCTGCGTCGAGTACTCCTTGCCCATGACCTCGACGGACACGCCGCCCTGGCTGTTTCTGACCGTCTTGTACGGCGTCTTGGAGCGCTCCGGCTCGGTCTCGTCCCAGTCGCGGCCGATGAACCGCTTGATGGAGTAGACGGTGTTCTCGGCATTGGTGACGGCCTGGCGCTTGGCCACTTGCCCGACGAGGCGCTCGCCGGTCTTGGTGAAGCCCACGACCGACGGCGTGAGGCGGCTACCCTCGGCGTTGGCGATGATGGTCGGCTTGCCGCCTTCCATCACGGAGACGACCGAATTGGTCGTCCCCAGGTCGATGCCGATCACCTTACCCATGGGATTCCTCCTTGCTGCCCTGCGGATCCTGGGCCGCCTCGGCCATCAGATCCTCCAGGGTGAAGTCTTCTTGTTTGCTGGAAACCGTCTCGGGGGGGCTAGCTCCCTCGAGCTCGGCGGTGAGCTGGTCGATGGTATTTGAAAGCGCCGCATTCTCGGCCTCGACGGCCGCGGCGGCCTGCGCGGCGGCGGCGGCGGCGGCGGCTTCGGCCTCGGCGGCCGCCCGCTCGGCCGAGTTGCTCGCGATCTGCACCTTGGCGTGGCGAAGGACGCGGCCGTTTAGCGAGTAGCCCTTCTCGGCCACGGCCAGGATGGACTGATCCGGGTGATCGGGCGTCTCGAACTGGGCGATGGCCTCATGCACGTTTGGGTCGAAAAGCTTGCCCACCACGTCCATCTGCGCGACGCCCTGCCTGCCCAGGAAATCGATCACCTGCCGGTAGATCATCTCGATCCCCTGCTGGAATGGCGACGGCTCGGCCGTGGCGGCGTGCTGGAGGGCGCGCTCGAAATTGTCCACGATGGGCAGGAAATTCTCGAGCACGCGGCTGGACGCGAAGCTCACGAGCTCGTCTTTCTCGGCCGCCACGCGCCGGCGGTAATTCTCGAAGTCGGCCGCCATGCGCTGCAACTGCTGCTTGGCCTCGGCCACCTGCGCTTCCAGCTCGGTGACACGCGGGTCGGGGGCAGAATGGTCTGGCCTGCTGGGAATGCGGAGCTGTGGTCCGGAAGGCTGGCGAGGCGCGGCGCTCTCGGCCCGGCCGGCCGCCGCCGCCTGGGCCTCGGGCCCTTCCACGGGCGCGGCGGCAGCCTCGGCCTGGCCGGGAAGCGGTTCCTGGCCGAGCTCGGCGTTGGTCTGCTGCTCGCTCAAAGCGGGATCTCCTGAATTGGGGCGAAGACAGCCATGTTACCGCACTAGGTGAGGCCGCGGCCACCCAGGAGCCGGGTGAGGCGGTCGGCCATGGCCTCCACGGCCGCTACCGCCGCCGAGTAGTCCAGCCTGGTCGGTCCCAGCACGGCGATCTCGCCCGCCGCGGCGCCATCGACCGAATACGTCGCCGTGACGACGCTGCACTCCGCCAGATCGGGCACCGCGCTTTCGTGGCCGATGCGGATCTGCACGTTTACCGGCTCCGCCTCCACCATGTGGTCCATCAGTTCGGCCATCTCGGCCTCGCGCTCGAGGAACGCCAGGATCGGGCTGACCTTCGCACTCTCGCTGAATTCCGGTTGTTGCGCGAGCACCGCCGTGTTGGACACGATCACCCGCGAGAACGTCTCGGTCTGGGTCAGCAACCGCCCGAGGAGATCCTCCAGGTGCGCCTGGTAGCGCTCCATCTGCGCGGTGACCTCGCGCATCGTCCGGTAGGTGAGCGCGTCCAGCGGCCGATCGCGCAGTTGCGCGTTGAGGAAGTTTGAAAGGAGGGCGACTTCCTCGGGAGAGGCGGCGCTCCGCAGGTTTACCACCGAGTGGCTGACCGCGCCCGCGGTCGTCACCAGGACCAGCAGCACCTCGGCCTCGCCGATCGGCACCACCGACACCGTGCGGATGCGGCTGCCGCGCTGCCGCGGCGGCCGCACGACGGCCGTGCAACCCGACAGGACGGCCGTCAACCTCGCCGTCTGGTGCAAGAGTTCCTCGAGATCCTGGCACTGGGTGTCCAGGGACTCGATGAGCGCCTGCTTGTCCACTGGCAGGGTCGCGCGCTCCATCAAGGAGTCGACGAACACCCGGTACCCGGAATCCGACGGCACGCGGCCGGCCGAGGTGTGAGGCTGCCGCAGCAACCCTTCTTCCTCGAGGTCGGATAGCTCGTTGCGAATCGTGGCGGCCGACAGCCCGAGATCGTACTTCCGCGACAGCGTGCGAGAGCCCACCGGCTCGGCCGTGAGCACGTAATC
This genomic interval carries:
- the grpE gene encoding nucleotide exchange factor GrpE yields the protein MSEQQTNAELGQEPLPGQAEAAAAPVEGPEAQAAAAGRAESAAPRQPSGPQLRIPSRPDHSAPDPRVTELEAQVAEAKQQLQRMAADFENYRRRVAAEKDELVSFASSRVLENFLPIVDNFERALQHAATAEPSPFQQGIEMIYRQVIDFLGRQGVAQMDVVGKLFDPNVHEAIAQFETPDHPDQSILAVAEKGYSLNGRVLRHAKVQIASNSAERAAAEAEAAAAAAAAQAAAAVEAENAALSNTIDQLTAELEGASPPETVSSKQEDFTLEDLMAEAAQDPQGSKEESHG
- the hrcA gene encoding heat-inducible transcription repressor HrcA — protein: MDISRLSPRQREILRAVVRDYVLTAEPVGSRTLSRKYDLGLSAATIRNELSDLEEEGLLRQPHTSAGRVPSDSGYRVFVDSLMERATLPVDKQALIESLDTQCQDLEELLHQTARLTAVLSGCTAVVRPPRQRGSRIRTVSVVPIGEAEVLLVLVTTAGAVSHSVVNLRSAASPEEVALLSNFLNAQLRDRPLDALTYRTMREVTAQMERYQAHLEDLLGRLLTQTETFSRVIVSNTAVLAQQPEFSESAKVSPILAFLEREAEMAELMDHMVEAEPVNVQIRIGHESAVPDLAECSVVTATYSVDGAAAGEIAVLGPTRLDYSAAVAAVEAMADRLTRLLGGRGLT